The Strix aluco isolate bStrAlu1 chromosome Z, bStrAlu1.hap1, whole genome shotgun sequence genome contains a region encoding:
- the AK3 gene encoding GTP:AMP phosphotransferase AK3, mitochondrial isoform X1 codes for MVVPPLLRAVIMGPPGSGKGTVSARIIKHFGMKHLSSGDLLRDNMQKKTEVGILAKSYIDQGWLIPDDIMTRLMLNELKGLDRYNWLLDGFPRTVAQAEALDKECQIDTVIDLDVPFETIKCRLTARWIHPASGRVYNLEFSPPRVQGIDDITGEPLVQRDDDKPETVTKRLQAYDAQTKPVLEYYREKGLLKSFSGTETNKIWPHIYAFLHTKLPDVSQKDAAIPR; via the exons ATGGTGGTGCCGCCGCTGCTGCGCGCCGTCATCATGGGGCCCCCGGGCTCCGGGAAAGGCACCGTCTCCGCTCGGATTATCAAACACTTCGGGATGAAGCACCTCTCCAGCGGCGACCTGCTGAGGGACAACATGCAGAAGAAGACAG AAGTTGGAATCCTTGCCAAGTCCTACATTGATCAAGGGTGGCTTATTCCAGATGACATCATGACACGACTAATGCTGAATGAGCTAAAAGGTCTAGATCGGTATAACTGGCTGTTGGATG gttTCCCCAGAACAGTTGCTCAGGCAGAAGCCCTGGATAAAGAATGTCAGATAGACACTGTGATTGACCTAGATGTGCCATTTGAGACCATAAAATGTCGGCTTACAGCACGTTGGATCCACCCTGCTAGTGGCAGAGTCTACAATCTTGAATTCAGTCCTCCCAGAGTGCAG GGCATCGATGATATTACTGGAGAGCCACTTGTTCAGCGTGATGATGATAAGCCAGAGACAGTTACCAAGAGGCTGCAGGCTTACGATGCACAAACAAAACCTGTTCTAGAATATTATCG gGAAAAAGGGCTATTGAAATCCTTCTCTGGAACAGAAACCAATAAGATCTGGCCACATATCTATGCTTTCCTCCACACCAAGTTGCCAGATGTGAGTCAGAAAGATGCTGCCATTCCCAGGTGA
- the AK3 gene encoding GTP:AMP phosphotransferase AK3, mitochondrial isoform X2, protein MVVPPLLRAVIMGPPGSGKGTVSARIIKHFGMKHLSSGDLLRDNMQKKTEVGILAKSYIDQGWLIPDDIMTRLMLNELKGLDRYNWLLDGFPRTVAQAEALDKECQIDTVIDLDVPFETIKCRLTARWIHPASGRVYNLEFSPPRVQGIDDITGEPLVQRDDDKPETVTKRLQAYDAQTKPVLEYYRYRDTATVNVV, encoded by the exons ATGGTGGTGCCGCCGCTGCTGCGCGCCGTCATCATGGGGCCCCCGGGCTCCGGGAAAGGCACCGTCTCCGCTCGGATTATCAAACACTTCGGGATGAAGCACCTCTCCAGCGGCGACCTGCTGAGGGACAACATGCAGAAGAAGACAG AAGTTGGAATCCTTGCCAAGTCCTACATTGATCAAGGGTGGCTTATTCCAGATGACATCATGACACGACTAATGCTGAATGAGCTAAAAGGTCTAGATCGGTATAACTGGCTGTTGGATG gttTCCCCAGAACAGTTGCTCAGGCAGAAGCCCTGGATAAAGAATGTCAGATAGACACTGTGATTGACCTAGATGTGCCATTTGAGACCATAAAATGTCGGCTTACAGCACGTTGGATCCACCCTGCTAGTGGCAGAGTCTACAATCTTGAATTCAGTCCTCCCAGAGTGCAG GGCATCGATGATATTACTGGAGAGCCACTTGTTCAGCGTGATGATGATAAGCCAGAGACAGTTACCAAGAGGCTGCAGGCTTACGATGCACAAACAAAACCTGTTCTAGAATATTATCG TTACAGAGATACTGCAACAGTGAACGTGGTATGA